A single window of Vibrio stylophorae DNA harbors:
- a CDS encoding NlpC/P60 family protein: protein MILFRLCRRLLLTCSLFVFAGCASEPAPQPKASTPDEAIIFAGYADFYDDWQGVPYRLGGENKKGIDCSAFTQRAMSAIYAIELPRTTLQQRKVGKLIKWDQRQRGDLVFFQTGKRQYHVGLLVDDQYFMHASTSRGVMVSRLDNPYWSPRIWEIRRF from the coding sequence ATGATTTTATTTCGACTTTGTCGACGCTTATTGCTGACTTGTTCTCTCTTTGTTTTTGCAGGCTGCGCGAGTGAGCCTGCGCCTCAGCCAAAGGCGTCAACACCTGATGAAGCCATCATCTTTGCCGGTTACGCTGATTTTTATGATGACTGGCAAGGCGTACCCTATCGTTTAGGTGGCGAAAATAAAAAAGGCATCGATTGCTCTGCTTTTACCCAGCGCGCCATGTCAGCCATTTATGCCATTGAGCTGCCCAGAACCACGTTACAGCAACGCAAAGTGGGCAAGCTGATCAAATGGGATCAACGCCAACGCGGCGATTTGGTCTTTTTCCAAACAGGGAAACGTCAATATCATGTGGGATTATTGGTTGATGACCAGTACTTTATGCATGCATCCACCTCGCGTGGCGTCATGGTGTCTCGTCTGGATAACCCCTATTGGTCACCTCGAATTTGGGAGATCCGCCGCTTCTAA
- the clcA gene encoding H(+)/Cl(-) exchange transporter ClcA, with product MTSSHSDPNEQVSVRVRVRHQPSKTVRRFMSSHKTPIQVLLLSALVGVGAGLLGTLFEMGVSWISSHRTDWLKTSILSDFAPLMWIAAVALSAIFAMFGYYLVHRFAPEAGGSGIPEIEGAMDGVRPVRWWRVLPVKFFGGLGALGSGMVLGREGPTVQMGGNVGQMMADIFRLKDKEGVHTLLASGAAGGLAAAFNAPLAGVMFVVEEMRPQFRYNLISIKAVMISAIVSNIVFRMLRGQDAVITMPQFDAAPLGSLWLFLLLGLLFGLFGVCFNKLVIQTIEMFQRIHRNERKRFVLTGAAIGAVFGLLLLYVPEITSGGIIFIPEFSAGHYGLVALLAIFAFRLLTTLICFGSGAPGGIFAPMLALGTLFGTFFGTAACQLLPDLGISPGMFAIAGMGALFAATVRAPITGILLVIEMTHNYDLMLPLLITTLGAVMVAQMAGGKPIYSQLLQRTLDKQRAQQKSAEAEEEAQQPA from the coding sequence ATGACTTCTTCTCATTCCGATCCCAATGAACAGGTCAGTGTGCGGGTACGTGTCCGCCACCAACCTAGTAAAACCGTTCGACGCTTTATGTCTAGCCATAAAACGCCGATTCAAGTCCTTCTGCTCTCTGCACTGGTTGGTGTCGGAGCCGGCCTGCTGGGGACACTATTTGAAATGGGGGTCAGTTGGATCTCAAGCCATCGTACCGATTGGCTTAAAACTTCAATTCTTAGTGACTTTGCACCACTGATGTGGATTGCAGCCGTTGCCCTCAGCGCTATTTTCGCCATGTTCGGCTACTACTTAGTACACCGCTTTGCGCCAGAAGCTGGCGGCTCAGGTATTCCCGAAATTGAAGGCGCAATGGATGGCGTTCGTCCGGTCCGTTGGTGGCGCGTGTTACCTGTCAAATTCTTTGGTGGCTTAGGCGCTTTAGGCTCAGGTATGGTATTGGGTCGCGAAGGTCCAACTGTACAAATGGGCGGTAACGTTGGCCAAATGATGGCTGACATCTTCCGTTTAAAAGATAAAGAGGGGGTACACACCCTGCTCGCTTCAGGTGCCGCCGGAGGCCTTGCCGCCGCCTTTAATGCACCACTAGCCGGTGTGATGTTTGTGGTCGAAGAGATGCGTCCACAATTTCGCTATAACTTGATTTCGATTAAAGCCGTGATGATCTCGGCGATTGTATCGAACATCGTTTTTCGCATGCTACGCGGGCAAGATGCCGTTATCACCATGCCGCAATTTGACGCAGCGCCTCTCGGATCTCTTTGGTTATTCCTACTTCTCGGTCTGCTATTTGGCCTGTTCGGGGTTTGCTTTAACAAACTCGTTATTCAAACCATCGAAATGTTTCAGCGCATCCATCGCAACGAACGCAAACGCTTTGTACTAACTGGTGCTGCCATTGGTGCAGTGTTTGGTTTATTGCTGCTCTATGTGCCTGAAATTACCAGTGGTGGCATCATTTTTATTCCTGAGTTTTCGGCTGGTCATTATGGGCTTGTCGCACTACTCGCTATTTTTGCTTTTCGCCTACTCACCACACTGATCTGCTTTGGATCTGGCGCCCCAGGCGGTATTTTTGCGCCAATGCTAGCACTTGGCACCCTGTTTGGTACCTTCTTTGGCACCGCAGCCTGCCAATTATTGCCTGATTTGGGGATCTCCCCTGGCATGTTTGCCATTGCTGGTATGGGGGCATTGTTTGCGGCCACTGTTCGCGCGCCAATTACCGGCATTTTGCTCGTCATTGAAATGACCCATAACTATGACCTGATGTTACCACTACTGATCACCACCCTAGGTGCCGTCATGGTCGCGCAGATGGCTGGCGGTAAACCTATTTATTCGCAGCTTTTACAGCGCACGCTTGATAAGCAACGTGCGCAGCAAAAAAGTGCTGAAGCTGAAGAGGAAGCACAGCAGCCCGCTTAA
- the adiA gene encoding arginine decarboxylase yields the protein MAHYGKQKHALIFNDTVKEGVIENALDRLLDEFQTEGVAVTMATSFDDCYSIFNANIAVDCFMLTSQMTGQQAEENEKFFQLIDKLNHRQQGVPVFLLASRKKITLSVSRELMSRVDEFAWILEDTADFIVGRAVAAMERYRAQLLPPLMSAMMKYDDVHEYSWAAPGHQGGVGFTKTPAGQRFYSYYGEGLFRSDMGIERGSLGSLLDHTGYFGDSEAFAAKVFGADRSYSLVTGTSGANRTIMQVCMKENSLAICDRNCHKSIEQGLMLTGARPVYMLPTRNRYGIIGPIYPQQMAQATLKARAQSEPLTKDYAEQDPVYAVITNCTYDGLCYNAKRVQEILGQSSPRLHFDEAWYGYARFNPIYEDHFAMRGEPSVSDSEPTVFATHSTHKLLNALSQASYIHIRHGKDAIDFQRFNQAYMMHATTSPLYAISASNDIAVSQMAGNRGYSLTQEVINEAVDYRQAMGRLYREFEADGDWFFKPWNAETVTDPVTGIEVPFEEADPALLASNQDFWVMKPGDSWHGFADMPEDWCMLDPIKVSILAPGMGDDGKLLDTGVPAALVTQYLTRFGIVPTRTTDFQVMFLFSMGITKGKWATLVNTLLRFKSNYDRNVPLKQVLPDLAENYPDVYGEMGLKDLGERMFQYLKEHTPSEKLNLAYSSLPEAVLTPRAAFEAIVDDAVEMVPSNQLEGRVAANAVIPYPPGIPMLMSGESFGDSTSPQINYLRSLEVWDKAFPGFEHETEGTEVVDGIYHVMCVKV from the coding sequence ATGGCCCACTACGGTAAACAGAAACATGCCTTAATTTTCAACGATACGGTCAAAGAAGGTGTGATTGAAAATGCGCTCGACCGACTTTTAGATGAGTTTCAAACCGAGGGCGTCGCGGTCACCATGGCGACCTCCTTTGATGATTGTTATTCTATTTTTAACGCCAATATCGCGGTGGACTGTTTTATGTTGACCTCGCAAATGACGGGGCAGCAAGCAGAAGAGAATGAGAAGTTCTTTCAGCTCATCGATAAGCTCAACCATCGTCAGCAAGGGGTGCCTGTTTTCTTGTTGGCTTCACGAAAAAAAATCACCTTGTCCGTGAGTCGCGAATTGATGTCGCGCGTCGATGAGTTTGCTTGGATTTTAGAAGATACCGCCGATTTTATTGTGGGTCGTGCAGTTGCAGCAATGGAGCGTTATCGAGCACAACTTTTACCGCCACTGATGTCGGCAATGATGAAATACGACGATGTACATGAGTATTCTTGGGCCGCGCCGGGCCACCAAGGTGGGGTGGGTTTTACCAAAACGCCGGCAGGTCAGCGATTTTACAGCTATTACGGTGAAGGGCTATTTCGCTCTGATATGGGGATTGAGCGCGGCTCTCTGGGCTCTTTATTGGATCATACGGGCTATTTTGGTGACAGCGAAGCCTTTGCCGCTAAAGTTTTTGGTGCTGATCGCTCTTACTCACTGGTAACCGGTACCTCGGGTGCCAATCGCACCATTATGCAGGTGTGTATGAAGGAAAATAGCCTTGCGATTTGTGATCGTAATTGCCACAAATCCATTGAGCAGGGACTGATGCTCACGGGTGCAAGGCCTGTTTATATGCTGCCAACCCGTAATCGTTACGGCATTATTGGGCCGATTTATCCCCAGCAGATGGCGCAAGCCACACTAAAAGCCAGAGCCCAGAGTGAACCGCTCACCAAAGATTACGCAGAGCAAGACCCGGTTTATGCCGTGATCACGAACTGTACCTACGATGGCCTGTGTTATAACGCCAAGCGAGTGCAAGAGATTTTAGGTCAGAGTAGTCCAAGACTTCATTTTGATGAGGCTTGGTATGGGTATGCACGTTTTAATCCAATTTATGAAGATCACTTTGCCATGCGAGGTGAACCATCGGTCTCGGATAGTGAGCCGACGGTATTTGCGACCCATTCAACCCATAAGTTGCTCAATGCCTTGTCTCAAGCATCTTATATTCATATTCGCCATGGTAAAGATGCCATTGATTTTCAGCGTTTTAACCAAGCCTATATGATGCATGCCACCACCTCGCCGCTCTATGCCATCAGTGCATCCAATGATATTGCTGTGTCACAAATGGCAGGTAATCGCGGTTATTCCTTAACCCAAGAGGTGATCAACGAGGCGGTGGATTATCGCCAAGCCATGGGGCGTTTGTATCGCGAATTTGAAGCCGATGGTGATTGGTTCTTTAAACCATGGAATGCGGAAACAGTGACCGATCCGGTCACTGGCATTGAGGTGCCTTTTGAAGAAGCCGATCCGGCGCTGCTGGCATCGAACCAAGATTTTTGGGTGATGAAACCAGGTGATAGCTGGCATGGTTTTGCAGATATGCCTGAAGACTGGTGTATGCTCGATCCCATTAAAGTCAGCATTCTTGCGCCGGGGATGGGGGATGATGGCAAGCTTTTGGACACCGGTGTCCCTGCTGCATTGGTCACCCAATATTTGACGCGTTTTGGCATCGTGCCTACGCGCACCACTGATTTTCAAGTGATGTTTCTCTTTTCCATGGGGATCACCAAAGGTAAATGGGCGACTTTGGTCAATACCTTGCTGCGCTTTAAGTCCAATTACGATCGCAATGTGCCATTAAAACAGGTATTGCCAGATCTTGCTGAAAATTACCCTGATGTCTATGGCGAAATGGGGCTGAAAGATTTGGGCGAGCGTATGTTCCAATACCTCAAAGAGCATACGCCCTCAGAAAAGCTCAATTTGGCATACTCCAGTTTGCCTGAAGCGGTTCTGACGCCGCGCGCTGCTTTTGAGGCAATTGTGGATGATGCTGTGGAGATGGTGCCATCCAATCAGCTGGAAGGGCGTGTTGCCGCCAATGCGGTTATTCCATATCCACCGGGTATTCCGATGTTGATGTCTGGTGAAAGCTTTGGCGATAGTACCAGCCCACAAATAAATTATCTGCGCAGTCTTGAGGTCTGGGATAAAGCATTCCCTGGGTTTGAGCATGAGACGGAAGGCACGGAAGTCGTGGATGGTATCTATCACGTGATGTGTGTGAAAGTTTAA
- the speA gene encoding biosynthetic arginine decarboxylase, which yields MTTWTLDNARARYNLPYWSQGYFDINSQGEVVACPNREHPERQVSLAKLAQDLSDRGVSLPVLVRFPQIIHDRANSLCLAFNNAIKEYDYENNYLAVYPIKVNQQQEVVEAILASQSAQQQKQLGLEAGSKPELMAVLAMAQKASSVIVCNGYKDREYIRLALIGEKLGHRVYIVLEKRSELDLVLEEARQLGVKPRLGLRVRLASQGQGKWQASGGEKSKFGLSASQVFQVIDALKNADELDALQLVHFHLGSQMANVRDIRNGVGEASRIYCELRAMGVPIDTLDVGGGLAVDYEGTRSQSHCSMNYGAKEYANTIVATVADMCRQTQTPMPRLISESGRNLTAHHAVLITDVIGVERYEPSDLNAPAEDAHYLLQDLWQSWLELQQSKPHRALVELYRDCQSDLAEIHALFNIGMLGFAERAWAEEMSLNICNQLSHMLSQNNRVHRPILDELNEKLADKFFINFSLFQSMPDAWGIDQVFPVMPLAHLNQAPTKRAVMLDITCDSDGAIEHYVEEQGIETTLPVPPWDASNPYPIGCFMVGAYQEILGDMHNLFGDTHTAIVTIDKKGEYHIDNIELGDTVADVMRYVHMSPDAFLAAYKALAQQHVAPREQAALLHELSEGLRGYTYLEDID from the coding sequence ATGACCACTTGGACCCTTGATAACGCGCGCGCGCGTTACAACCTGCCCTATTGGAGCCAAGGCTACTTCGATATCAATTCGCAAGGCGAAGTCGTTGCTTGCCCAAACCGTGAACACCCAGAACGTCAAGTCTCCCTTGCCAAGCTCGCTCAAGATTTAAGCGACCGTGGCGTTTCTTTGCCAGTTCTGGTTCGTTTTCCGCAAATTATCCATGACCGCGCCAACAGCCTGTGCTTGGCATTTAATAATGCGATCAAGGAATATGATTATGAAAACAACTATCTTGCGGTTTACCCCATTAAAGTAAACCAGCAGCAAGAAGTTGTTGAGGCCATTTTGGCCAGCCAATCCGCGCAGCAGCAAAAACAGCTAGGTCTTGAAGCCGGCAGTAAGCCTGAGTTGATGGCCGTGCTTGCCATGGCGCAAAAAGCCAGCTCAGTGATCGTCTGTAACGGCTATAAAGACCGTGAATATATTCGACTGGCATTGATTGGTGAAAAACTTGGCCACCGCGTTTATATCGTGCTGGAAAAACGCTCTGAGCTTGATTTAGTGCTCGAAGAAGCCCGTCAACTCGGTGTCAAACCACGCCTTGGTTTACGTGTTCGTTTGGCTTCTCAAGGTCAAGGGAAATGGCAGGCAAGCGGCGGTGAAAAATCCAAGTTTGGGTTATCCGCATCACAAGTATTCCAGGTCATTGATGCGCTGAAAAACGCAGATGAACTTGATGCGCTGCAACTGGTCCACTTCCACCTTGGCTCGCAAATGGCCAACGTGCGTGATATTCGTAACGGTGTAGGTGAAGCATCTCGCATTTACTGCGAGCTTCGTGCCATGGGCGTGCCTATTGATACCCTCGATGTCGGCGGCGGCCTCGCCGTAGACTATGAAGGCACCCGTAGCCAAAGCCATTGTTCCATGAACTATGGCGCAAAGGAGTATGCCAATACCATCGTGGCCACTGTGGCTGACATGTGTCGTCAAACACAAACACCAATGCCGCGTCTAATTTCTGAATCAGGCCGTAACCTCACCGCGCACCATGCCGTGCTGATCACCGACGTGATTGGTGTTGAGCGCTACGAGCCAAGCGATCTCAATGCGCCAGCAGAAGATGCCCACTACTTACTCCAAGATTTGTGGCAAAGCTGGCTGGAGCTTCAACAAAGTAAACCCCATCGCGCCTTGGTTGAGTTATATCGCGACTGTCAGTCTGATCTAGCTGAGATCCACGCGCTATTTAACATTGGCATGCTTGGTTTTGCTGAGCGCGCATGGGCTGAAGAGATGAGCTTGAACATCTGCAATCAGCTCAGCCATATGCTGTCGCAAAATAATCGTGTGCATCGTCCAATTTTGGATGAGCTCAATGAAAAGCTCGCGGATAAATTCTTTATCAATTTCTCGCTCTTCCAGTCAATGCCGGATGCTTGGGGGATTGATCAGGTCTTCCCCGTGATGCCATTAGCGCATCTCAACCAAGCACCAACGAAACGCGCAGTCATGCTTGATATCACTTGCGACAGCGATGGTGCTATTGAGCATTATGTCGAAGAACAAGGGATTGAGACCACTTTACCGGTTCCACCATGGGATGCCAGCAACCCCTATCCGATTGGCTGCTTTATGGTCGGCGCATACCAAGAGATTTTGGGCGATATGCACAACCTCTTTGGCGATACCCATACCGCTATTGTGACCATTGATAAGAAAGGTGAGTATCACATCGATAATATCGAGCTTGGCGATACCGTCGCTGATGTCATGCGCTATGTGCACATGTCACCCGATGCCTTCTTGGCGGCTTATAAAGCGTTGGCTCAGCAACATGTCGCGCCACGCGAACAAGCGGCGCTATTGCATGAGCTCAGTGAAGGTCTTCGCGGTTATACTTATCTCGAAGATATCGATTAG
- a CDS encoding suppressor of fused domain protein, which translates to MNVNFVQEHRQRMQQHISEHIAPVDQIYHDLSADLQPIDIYHIKPTQTRPFHTLITAGMSDHPMNLPLGVQAPQHLELMVTLPQEWEVNENAFRQSQWYWPIAQLKFIARFPKQYKTWLGWGHTLPNGDPSEPFADNTKMSGMMIVPSLHVPQSFYQLPLESDKTVHYFALVPLYDEEMTLKLEQGIDPLLDGFHLYGATDLIDITRPNIGASI; encoded by the coding sequence ATGAACGTGAATTTTGTCCAGGAACATCGCCAGCGTATGCAGCAGCATATCAGCGAGCACATTGCGCCAGTTGACCAGATTTATCATGATCTCAGTGCTGATCTGCAGCCTATCGATATTTACCACATCAAACCGACGCAAACGCGCCCTTTTCATACATTAATCACCGCAGGAATGAGCGATCACCCCATGAATTTGCCTTTGGGTGTGCAAGCACCGCAGCATTTGGAGCTAATGGTCACCCTGCCGCAAGAGTGGGAAGTGAATGAAAATGCGTTTCGCCAGTCGCAATGGTATTGGCCCATCGCCCAGCTCAAATTTATTGCGCGTTTTCCAAAGCAGTATAAAACCTGGCTGGGATGGGGGCATACCTTACCCAATGGCGATCCATCTGAGCCCTTTGCTGACAATACAAAAATGAGTGGGATGATGATTGTGCCTTCATTGCATGTCCCGCAAAGCTTTTATCAGCTGCCATTAGAAAGCGATAAAACAGTGCACTATTTTGCTTTGGTACCGCTTTATGATGAAGAGATGACCCTAAAGTTAGAGCAGGGGATTGATCCATTGCTCGATGGTTTTCATCTATATGGCGCGACGGATTTGATTGATATCACGCGGCCCAACATTGGTGCGAGCATATAA
- the potE gene encoding putrescine-ornithine antiporter, with the protein MSSSSHKMGLVGLTTIVTVNMMGSGIILLPSSLAQTGGIALLAWGITAIGALCIAHAFSKCGMYCTEDGGMSAYAQKAHGKSSFFIASYTYYVCLVISAVAIAVTTVGYLETFIPWMKGTPIHTFVGVVVILAITLLANMRGAKITGRISSVTVWGVIIPVLGLSIIGWFWFEPQIFAEAWNPNDVPVNKAISSGIALTLWAFLGIESAGANSGAVENPKRNVPLACMLATIFSAVTYVASTTVIQGIVPNHELAASDAPFGLVFSYMFDDTVGKVITIMAIIACIGSLLGWQFTNAQVSKAAADMKLFPPIFAKTNRFDAPVQGMLIMFALEFALAVMTISPTLVKQFNVLVDLAVFINMVPYILSLTALGIILKQANVDPKEYRIAISIGSVAVLYSIYGAYATGQESVFYGALITLLGYFFYGFIASRDARVN; encoded by the coding sequence ATGAGTTCAAGTAGTCATAAGATGGGATTGGTTGGCCTGACCACCATCGTTACTGTCAATATGATGGGGTCGGGTATTATTTTGTTACCCTCAAGTTTGGCGCAAACCGGTGGTATCGCACTGCTCGCATGGGGGATCACCGCCATTGGTGCCCTTTGTATTGCCCATGCATTTTCTAAATGCGGGATGTACTGCACCGAAGATGGTGGTATGTCTGCCTACGCGCAAAAAGCCCATGGTAAATCCAGCTTCTTTATTGCCTCTTATACCTATTATGTCTGTTTAGTGATTAGTGCCGTGGCCATTGCTGTGACCACAGTCGGGTACTTGGAAACCTTTATTCCTTGGATGAAAGGCACGCCCATTCACACCTTTGTTGGCGTGGTCGTTATCTTGGCGATTACTTTGCTTGCCAATATGCGCGGCGCCAAAATTACCGGCCGAATTTCATCGGTGACGGTTTGGGGAGTGATTATACCTGTGCTGGGCTTGTCGATAATTGGCTGGTTTTGGTTTGAGCCCCAAATTTTTGCTGAAGCTTGGAACCCCAATGATGTACCCGTGAATAAGGCGATCTCATCAGGTATTGCACTGACGCTTTGGGCATTTCTTGGTATTGAATCGGCGGGGGCAAACTCAGGCGCGGTTGAAAATCCCAAGCGTAATGTACCGCTCGCGTGCATGTTGGCGACCATCTTTTCTGCCGTGACCTATGTAGCATCAACGACCGTGATTCAAGGTATTGTTCCCAATCATGAATTAGCCGCTTCCGATGCCCCCTTTGGCTTGGTCTTTAGTTATATGTTTGATGATACCGTGGGCAAGGTGATCACCATTATGGCCATCATCGCCTGCATCGGCTCTTTGCTGGGTTGGCAGTTTACTAATGCGCAGGTTTCAAAAGCCGCCGCTGATATGAAGCTGTTTCCGCCTATTTTTGCCAAAACCAACCGATTTGATGCACCAGTGCAGGGCATGCTGATTATGTTTGCCTTGGAATTTGCGTTGGCGGTAATGACTATTTCACCAACCTTGGTGAAGCAATTTAACGTGCTGGTGGACCTTGCAGTGTTTATCAATATGGTGCCGTACATTCTATCGCTGACTGCACTGGGTATTATTTTGAAACAAGCCAATGTGGATCCTAAAGAGTATCGCATTGCCATCAGTATTGGCTCAGTGGCGGTGCTTTATAGCATTTATGGTGCCTACGCTACGGGACAGGAGTCTGTGTTTTATGGCGCTCTGATCACCTTATTGGGTTACTTCTTTTACGGCTTTATTGCCAGTCGAGATGCCAGAGTCAACTAA
- a CDS encoding DUF3802 family protein — translation MSPLALKTCYLDVTLAVEIIQQGIRIGASLLYKINIMIIGTSGYDALIEYLVESFSLFEGGAVVSDGETLEDFVTDKVATMVMTICEQKTQLEAEQRFALLAEADKIVEELAEVLASRWQKPLCEKQREFLGEFIDLLKNLFDSEVGA, via the coding sequence ATGTCGCCATTAGCGCTGAAAACATGCTACTTGGACGTGACTTTGGCCGTTGAGATTATTCAGCAGGGGATTAGAATAGGGGCATCACTTCTCTATAAAATCAATATCATGATTATCGGTACTTCGGGCTATGACGCCCTGATTGAATACTTGGTTGAAAGCTTTTCACTGTTTGAAGGTGGCGCAGTCGTTAGCGATGGCGAAACACTGGAAGATTTTGTAACGGATAAAGTTGCCACAATGGTAATGACGATTTGTGAACAAAAAACGCAGTTGGAAGCGGAACAACGTTTTGCATTGCTTGCCGAAGCGGACAAAATTGTCGAAGAACTTGCTGAAGTATTGGCCAGTCGCTGGCAAAAACCGCTGTGCGAAAAACAGCGTGAGTTTTTAGGTGAATTTATCGATTTACTGAAAAACCTTTTTGATAGCGAAGTTGGGGCATAA
- a CDS encoding tRNA-uridine aminocarboxypropyltransferase, whose translation MLPHALHLLRQQRLAISRRPFNARGGKMQRCDRCMLREIYCICGVSHRTPCNAAVLLLMYDDEILKPSNTGRLIADVIADTSGYIWARNEPNEELLAKISDPQYQPFLVFPDEYAKPEQPVVHQVAVAAGKTPLFILIDGSWREARKIFSKSPYLHHLPMLSICPKTLSRYQMRVAAKENHLATAEVAAMVLELADCPHAADALNERFDLFKERYLAGKMSREPKF comes from the coding sequence ATGTTACCCCACGCACTTCATCTACTGCGCCAGCAACGCTTGGCAATCTCTCGTCGTCCCTTTAATGCGCGCGGCGGCAAAATGCAGCGCTGCGATCGCTGTATGCTGCGCGAAATTTACTGTATTTGTGGTGTGTCCCATCGCACGCCATGCAATGCAGCTGTTTTACTCTTGATGTATGACGATGAAATTCTCAAACCCAGCAATACAGGGCGTTTAATCGCCGATGTGATAGCGGACACCTCTGGCTATATTTGGGCACGTAACGAGCCAAACGAAGAACTTTTAGCAAAAATTAGCGATCCTCAGTATCAGCCATTTTTGGTCTTTCCCGATGAATATGCCAAGCCAGAGCAACCAGTCGTGCATCAAGTCGCCGTTGCTGCGGGCAAAACACCGCTGTTTATTTTGATTGATGGCAGCTGGCGAGAAGCACGGAAAATCTTTAGTAAAAGTCCTTATTTACACCATTTGCCCATGCTGTCAATTTGTCCGAAAACCTTATCGCGTTATCAAATGCGAGTGGCGGCAAAAGAGAACCATTTGGCAACCGCTGAGGTTGCGGCCATGGTACTTGAGCTTGCAGATTGTCCTCATGCAGCGGATGCATTGAATGAGCGTTTTGATCTCTTTAAAGAGCGCTATTTGGCAGGAAAAATGAGCAGAGAGCCTAAATTTTAA
- a CDS encoding NAD(P)H-hydrate dehydratase produces the protein MTKSITEFDMHSLPLYCAEQIRQGEIQCAQSLGISLYQLMQNAGHAVAMQALSMATTQQAICVICGSGNNGGDGYIAAIALSKAGRQVCIIALTPGEQLSGDARLAYQSAVTQGVSIHPSSALARNIAQSDLIIDAILGIGLSGSVRPHTEQIIQAINRSQKPVLSIDIPSGLNADTGQPMGETIIATQTLTLIGIKQGLVTGKARDHVGTLTLADLACAKLLLQTQAPRAYGLTANVIGQRLLPRKASAHKGNHGKLCCIGGNQGMSGAICLTTQAALRSGAGLIKVLTHPHTILPLQLSCIEAMTQPFEVGTKNIANKPNAENISAMNWASHLILGPGLGTDAWATALFHHALQQQKPMVLDADALTLLAKAQHPLRYDHWILTPHPGEAARLLQCSVSDIEHNRYQAVKEIQQRYGGVVVLKGAGSLICDGYHTNVCLAGNPGMATGGMGDVLTGIIGALLAQNYSAMDAARLGVLVHSHAADTHAQHYGQIGLLARDVIQALQSVFHLAGQDRHNASANPFYEAFDQQASN, from the coding sequence ATGACAAAGTCCATAACAGAGTTTGATATGCACAGCCTTCCGCTTTATTGCGCCGAACAAATTCGCCAAGGGGAAATTCAATGCGCCCAATCACTTGGCATTTCGCTCTATCAATTAATGCAAAATGCGGGGCATGCCGTGGCGATGCAGGCTCTGTCCATGGCAACAACACAACAAGCAATATGCGTCATTTGTGGCAGCGGCAATAATGGCGGCGACGGTTATATCGCAGCCATCGCACTTTCCAAGGCCGGCCGGCAGGTTTGTATCATTGCACTCACGCCCGGTGAGCAGTTAAGTGGTGATGCGCGGCTTGCCTATCAAAGCGCCGTCACGCAGGGGGTTTCAATTCATCCCAGCAGCGCGCTTGCGCGTAACATTGCACAAAGTGATTTAATCATTGATGCGATTTTAGGCATTGGCTTGTCCGGCTCTGTTCGCCCGCACACCGAGCAAATCATTCAGGCAATTAATCGCAGTCAAAAGCCTGTCCTTAGTATCGATATTCCTTCTGGGCTCAACGCAGATACAGGCCAGCCCATGGGTGAAACCATCATCGCAACCCAAACGCTCACATTAATTGGCATCAAACAAGGGTTGGTCACGGGCAAGGCGCGAGATCACGTTGGCACCCTAACACTGGCTGATTTAGCGTGCGCCAAGCTGCTGTTACAAACGCAAGCGCCGCGCGCTTATGGTCTCACAGCCAATGTCATTGGCCAGCGGCTACTGCCAAGAAAAGCCAGCGCACATAAGGGCAATCACGGGAAGTTATGCTGTATCGGTGGCAATCAAGGGATGTCTGGCGCGATTTGCTTGACCACACAAGCGGCACTTCGAAGTGGCGCAGGACTGATCAAAGTGCTTACCCATCCACACACTATCTTGCCCTTACAGCTAAGCTGCATTGAAGCCATGACTCAGCCCTTTGAGGTCGGTACAAAGAACATCGCTAATAAACCAAACGCTGAAAATATCAGCGCAATGAATTGGGCAAGCCATCTCATTTTAGGCCCAGGCCTTGGCACAGATGCTTGGGCGACTGCGCTATTTCATCATGCATTGCAACAACAAAAGCCTATGGTGCTTGATGCTGATGCCCTAACTTTATTGGCAAAGGCGCAACATCCGCTGCGCTACGATCACTGGATATTAACACCACATCCAGGCGAAGCCGCTCGCCTTCTTCAATGCAGCGTCAGTGATATTGAACACAATCGCTATCAAGCAGTAAAAGAGATTCAGCAGCGCTACGGCGGCGTCGTGGTGCTCAAGGGTGCTGGCTCACTCATTTGTGATGGCTATCATACGAATGTATGCCTTGCTGGAAATCCCGGCATGGCAACAGGTGGTATGGGGGACGTGCTCACGGGCATCATTGGCGCACTATTGGCACAAAACTATTCGGCCATGGATGCAGCGCGCCTTGGCGTTCTCGTGCACAGCCATGCGGCAGATACTCATGCGCAGCACTACGGGCAAATCGGCTTATTAGCGCGAGATGTGATTCAGGCGCTGCAAAGCGTATTTCATCTTGCAGGCCAAGATCGCCATAACGCATCAGCGAACCCTTTTTACGAAGCATTTGACCAACAAGCATCAAATTAA